A segment of the Telopea speciosissima isolate NSW1024214 ecotype Mountain lineage unplaced genomic scaffold, Tspe_v1 Tspe_v1.0571, whole genome shotgun sequence genome:
AACTAGTATGTGCACAATCGGTATTTCACAATATTAATTGAGACTATTTATACACTGTTAATGAAGCGCACATAAGTACTTGATTGTATTGTAATATGTTTTCCTCACTGAGCTGTTGGCTCATCCTTGTTACAAATATTCTTTTCAGATGATGAATTCAGAGGAGAGGTGTGCACAGCTCCAGACTCTATAAATTGTGAATGCATGTGGTGCACTAACCTTAGAGACAGGTCATGAGAACTTATGATGTTTGGATAAACAATGTGATAATACAATCTTTTGATGTAATATGACTTGATAACTATGTTGAACTTTAGTATTTGCCACCAGTAGATGCATATACAATGTGTAAACCTTAAATACAACACCAAGTTTTTAAATCTTCCGCTATATATGTATGTGATGTATGGGAGTTGGGTTATTATACAAATGTGAATGGTGGTTTCTAACTAATGCCCGTAAGGGCAGTACCTTATACTCTGTCTAGGTTTGGGGTTGTTACAAAGTCTCCTATTGAGGTTAATCATCAACCTAGCTGTAAAGGGGGTGAACCGGTAGACAAGGAGAGAGATCAACGACTTGTTGGCAGATTGATATATCTCACCCATACCTGGCCAAATATTACTTATGTTGTTGGGGTTGTGAGTCGTTTCTTGCATGATCCCCAGACAAATCACCTCGAGATTGTGTACCGGATAGTAAGGTACTTGAAATCAACACCATGAAAGGGTATTTTATTCTCCAACAACAACAATCCAAAGTTGGAATGCATTACAGATGTTGACTAGGCCAGTTCCATCAATGATCGGTGCTCTACTTAAGGATATTGTACATTCCTTGCCGTAATCTGGTTACTTGGCGAAGCAAAAAGCAATCAGTGGTATCCAGATCCAATGCAGAAGCAAAGTACCAAGCCATGGCACAAGGTGTGTGTGAGCTTATCTAGCTTAAGGTGTTTAACATCTGGAGAACCTATGAGGCTCTAGTGTGATAATAAGGTAGCAATCAGTATAGTCCATAGCCCAGTTCACCATGAcaggaccaagcatattgagattgatagacacttcatcaaggagaaacttgaacaAGGCTCAATTTGCATCCCATTTGCCACCACAAAGAACCAGCGAACTGATGtattcactaagggattgaCTTCCAAGTCAGTCCATCCTATtatattcaagttgggcatgagaaatatttatgcaccaacttgagggggagtgttaaggatAGACTAGACGACAAGACTGTCTAGGTTCAATGAATGTTAGGATAAGAGCTATGATTCAATCGTACCTAACATACTATAATTGTTTCCTATCATCTCTATAAATAAAGAACAGCCTCTGTCATTCTAGACAAGCCAATCCATTTTTCAAATCTTCTCAATCTCTTCTTCTAAACTGGATACCAATCCTACATGACAAGCTCAACAGTTCCAAAATCTTAAAACCTCATATTccttactcaaatcatctccaattaataggggtgtattacatatataaagaccaCCTAAAATTCCTCAGTCGAAttataaaaggactcctaatcacacTAACACATtgaataaagtaaataaattgaaaattaatCCTATTTAATTATTAAGTATCTTAATCTAACCCAATACTAATCCCGTGTACTAACTTTACCCCCcttttatgggcttataaattaggcccataCAATGAAatctaagaaaataaaaggccagcctataatataactacccaaGGGTCAATTTCAGGCTTTTCAGCCCATTAAACTGCCACCATCACTTTGTGAGCCCCAAGTTTGCACACAGGCCTCCATACGGTATTAATGTGTGATGCAGCTGCCTTCGGCGTGATGTCTTCAAACTCCTTCCGAATCTCTCCGATCCGTCCAAGAAGCGGTGTTTGAGGCCTTGGCTTAACAGCCCGGATATCTCAACACTTTGCATTCGAATAGAGGATGAACGACTGATGCTTGCTTCAAGTTCGACCCAAAAGACAAGCTAAAGCTACCTCATCAGTAACCAAGCGCTTACTCTGGAATCGAATATTTGCATTTGATCTGACTTCGATCGAAGAAAGCCTCTGGAATTGGACAGAAGTGGTTTGCCCCTCACCCAGTTGCTTACTGATTGGATGACTTGTAATTCAACAGAAGCTATGGCCCTATATAGAGCGAGAAGAAGGAACAAGACTCCAGTACCCAAGCCTAAACCATTAGGACAAGGCTTTGTAGAGTTGAATCTTTGTTGATACTTCTTAACAAAcgaaaataaagaaattgatACACAAGCACAAAAGAACAACTTCGAGAAATTGAGATCAAATATATTATCAGTTGTGCAGTGATACAAAAAGATCACATTTGCAATCAGGTTATGtaaaatgaacaaataaatagattaaaaaaaaaaaacccagaagcAACCTTTTCaatcaaattaaaaccaaaattgGCCTTCTATAGGTATATGCACCCTAGGGCAGATAACCATGTGGCTTGTGAACTAATACAAACCCAAGGATCTCACAGTCAATTGAACAAACTCCATACAGTTATCAAAATATAGTTTACTTGTGATGGTTCGAATATAAAATCTTTGAAAACAATCATATTTAATATACAACTACTATAGCTCCACTTACAGGCCCACCTTTACTTCCTCTATGGCAATAGTGCTTGGAACACGGCAGTGGTCTTTCCGACAAGGtggctcttggtcctctatgtCATCCATCCTAACCCCAGGATCAGCTGTCAACACGACTCTTACCCATTCCAAATCATTACCATGCTCTGATTCTGGTACTTTAGCATCCTTCAACTGGTTAACCAATTCCTTCTCTACAGAAAGACTCACATCAACAAATTTTACTTTGGCCTCCCACAAATGAGTCATTGCCTGGTCAATAGCTTGAGTAGTAGATCTTGACATCCTATCAGTACCCTTATGATACGTATCTTGTGCACGCCAAAAAGGGTATGCCCATGGAGGAGGCTCAGGAATTTGTGCATCTCCATTTGCTAATGGGATCCCTCCTCTGGGAAGCTTTTGAGCAGTGGATGTCTCCTTTGTATGgctgaaaagaaaagggaaagataACATGTCAATTGTGGCACAAATAATGCCTATTATAGCACACACAAAATCCACAAAAGAGCCAGCATTTGAACCCTAGATTCAATTAGATTACTAAACTCATAAATACCTTGGACTATCACCTTTCACAACCTCCACGCATATCAGATAAGGTGCCTTTTCCCTAGAATTCAAAAGAACAGCTTCATCTTCAGGTATGTTAACCACTCGATACATCCCCTTCCCCATTGGAAAGCATACTCCTACAATAACATATTGAAATATATAGATGAAAGGGAGCAGCTATAATTTAAATTCCTAGGTAACTCAGTACTACAGACACCGCTTGCAACCAACTAAAATAACTTTAGGGTGAAGGCATAGTAATAGCATTGTGGACATAGTAATTATCGACAATTAGTGATAAGTAATGGTAACACTTAATGCTTAAAACCTGGAACGGACcgcaaaaaacaagaaaaagaaatgtccTCCCCCAATAGAACAAGCAAATCTTTCCAACATTTCTTCATCATAGCCCTCAATACCAATTATCAAACTGTCCTTTGGACTAAACCTAAGCCCAAAcatccttttagaatttttacCAACTGCCTGGAAAGCTTCCATTTGCTCGTGACATGGAGTTTAAACTCAAGGGTAACATCAGCATACTCTAGTAATGTCAAGGGTGCATCTTGTTTCACCTAGCAGATAACACCTTTCATCTAGCCCCACTCTACCGCTTAATAGATCAACTAGCTATGAAAAATAACAAATAGGGGCTGTCCTGACTGTCCATGTGTCACACCCATAGACTTGATAATTCCTCCCCTGAAGCCCAACAATAAGGACAAGCAGAGTTGCGGTTGATCTAGCAAATTCAtccacaatccacatgttcGTTTTTTTTCCTCCCAAAACTCAACCCTGACCACCTCCTCCAGGGAAATCCCACTTCATGTATCATAGAAACTGGTAATAGGTTCTCCAAGCCTCCAACGTAAACCTCACATTATCCAATTTTTTCCTCCATTATAACAAGAATAATGAATTTAGTTACAGTGTCGCAAGATACTTGGATGAAGCCACTTCTTTATTTCTCTCGCATGTGTAGAGAAGCAAATTAGGTATCTTCCTTCTAAAATGTGTGTCCAATTTCATATATAGGTCATTCTTCAACCAGACATTTTTGTATAAGCATTTTCAAAAGTACTTGATTAAATGTGACAAACAACTCAATTCCAAAATCAAACAGATGCAATGTGACTTCAAGTTGGCATGAATCATTCACAAAGAGTCAAGACCAAAGGGAAATACCTCCGCAATTTCGAGCAGCGGCTATGTGTGAATTGATTTCTGCAAGTGACTAGAAATACAAGATTTAAAATACCAGTAAGAAGACAAATATATAACCAAACAAGAACATCCCAACCCGCACCCCAAAAACAAAAGGCAAATATCAAAAAAGAGAAACTGAGTCACATAAAAAGACTAACAATGCAACAAAAAGTATATACAACCTCACGGAGTGCACTTTTACGATCTTCAATTGGAAATATATCAACCAAACCATACGAAGTTTCACATAGTGATTGAACAAAGTCCAGTGAAACATGATACGTCCCTTTGCGAATCTGAGATGTCATGTTATTGGGAAGTGGAGGCCTTGTATGCAACTTTTCATGACGCTGCCTTGGGGAGCCTGGACGCTTCTGCCAAATTATAAGCACAGCAAGTAACATTACAGGAATGTTATGATCTTCATCCAAAAGATGTTTTTAAGATCCTTTTTTAAGGTATCTatctatccccccccccccctccttttctcttcttcctcttcttttggcGGCATCAGAATAAGCAAAGCTTAAGTTAATTAGAAAGCAAAAGAGGCAAGCATCAGTTATAAATGCCACCAGTTACAATTACAACAACATCATTATCATTTAAAATGGCACAGTGCAATAAGTTAACCTCAAGAAGAATGCCATCAAAGAATTGTGTAACGAATACTGAATATGAAAGAATCACTGATGcgattggaacttggaagtgaAGAATGAAACATGCTCTGGTGTTGTAAAAGACTAAAATAAAAGGTCTAAATATTAGCTCTTAGGGTCTCTAACTTATGTCTCTCTTTGTTCTCTCTCAATAAAATCATTGTTATCTATTGTACCATGGGGTACAATCTGGTTGTAACACGATAGGAGTTTTCCCTGTTGTGGCTTGGTGTTGAGTATATTATTGAGTCTAGGATTTGTTAGTAGTTTAGATTAAATTTAATTTATCTTTGTTTCTGATTCCTTCGAATAAAAGGAATCTTATTTCTAATAGAAGTCTTTGTAATCCccgtattataaataaagctataGCCCCACTGCTAGATCAATCGACTTTACTTCTCTAGACAGTCCCcctttctctcccatctcttctctttttcttcagaTTCTGGTTAGTTTTATCTTtcgttacatggtatcagagcaatgaagaagagggggaaaaaatacTGGTGTGAAGTTTTAGTGCTGtgctgattaaaaaaaaattacatacatTGTGTTCTCTGGTTTCCCGGTTTGTCCATCGAAGGAGTGTTCTTGACTGCTGCTGCTATCGATTGATTCTTCAAGAGGATCCAGCTTATTGCTATTTACTACTATCCTTGAATATTACTACTGCTGCTATCGTTTGATGTGTTTGCAATCGATTTGCTCCTGCTGTTGCATCTTGGAATCAATTTGTTAGTGTTGGTTGAAGGAGAAGGTTAATGAAGGTTGGTCTGATACTTACCATTGCTGATTTACTGCTATGCTACCCCTGTTTTACGAGTCGTGGTCTCGCTGGAGTCTCCTTGTTATCCAAATCGTGGTCTTCTTCGCTGCTTTCTCCCAAGCCTTGCAAGGTTACCGCCTCTCCTTTCTCCTTGGTTATCGACCCCCTCTCCCCCATgacttcttttattctttttttccttgggttctttttaattctttgtttatttattcttattttgttttcacaAATTCGTGTGCTATTTGGTTCCTTTGTCCTTTATTATTTGGGTTTCCAGTTTTGCCCCTCACTCTTGTCTTATCTATGTTGCTATTGCGAATAATGACCAGAGAACatgtgatgcaggttcatcatagaaattggcttatttctttaaaaataggcctagggttgggttatatacatgttgggcctttgttcccaagggttttctatgtattaggccactttaatgagcctaaactaggggtatataggttgcatacgggattaacccaatacttagtttatttttatgtttttttaattgaaccggttcaaatcggttgcatccaattggttcaatttaagtgatcatgtgacaacttaagtagtcatgtgatgtaagttgggttgtaagtccagccatgttttgagtctatttcctttagtattctagtttcctagtcactttaagttacctaataggttagggatagggttaggccattccttgttagtgtctaagtctatttttgagtcttctatataagtttgtaagggaggccagcattgaatacgaatttaattaatgaaaaggcttttgtttgctgccatagctgctgctgtgctctgttgagtgaaccttgtgagtaatatcaaggctaccttgtgggtaatatactaatatcaaggtgaaaggattggtggactccaatcgactccttgcatcttgtagatcgggaggtccttcttcttattcaatcgagcttcttcaggCTGCTattgctgcctttgaaggaaatcaaaccagtaagtaattttagtttcctgcatatatccttcccctccatccattaaacctgcaactcctacctcaactaggattcccccataactccagatttagccttcactttcaaaccctacttccagcctacattccccacatcactccccacactcgaccttaaccctagcccttagtctccactatatcccctccattcccccactcctttaaacctaaaaaacctacaactcaattctgcccaactgcagaattttagaacccttccaaaccctaatatgcTTATGCCATTAAGgcctcctaaacctgcatattaaagccatataagacccattcccaaattcccatcctaaaccctagaattaacctaaaacctagtgttGTCCATTTGAACCAtcaaccccttttgctattgatcctgttatctggctcctattaggtctcctacctatctaggactacattaaattggtatcagagctatggcggagggaagctaatgtagtcctatataggcaAGGCCTAATAGGAACCAGGTAAAATCAGAATTCTGGAACTGTTCATAAGTGTGGGCTGTTTAgggtaaaattagggttaaaactAAGagtttgagttagggttttatataGTAATGatatgcaggtttttaggaagctaatggtataggttgaattaggtttaaatagaaaattaaaattctgaaattctagggttaggatttcaggttttaggttttagattcTAGGCTGGAACTAGGATTTAGGATGGGATTTCAGGGCTGGGCTTCAGGTCGAGTTTTACTGGCAGTGAGAGGGTGGTTCGACTGAAGTTTGAttgggttttgatggctggttaggtctagacaggttttagggttttaggtcttaATGGTGAtggagggaattagggttttttatggacagttgaggctgcaactgagatcgagtgggagggttactgAGCAGGAACTGCGGTTGAAATTTGAGTGTAAACTGATGAGGGGATAGGGCTGTAGTGATTATGgatgaagctagggtttatgggatcgattagggttttaatggaggaagGGAATGTggatcgattagggttaggttggaaggttaggaggaggaggggaaataataaaacagtaaattaacttactgaattgcaggttcttcaatggcagtttggagaaacttgattgaagaagaagaaggacctctcgatctacaagatgcaaggagtcgccgaagtccaccagccctcaccatgatattactcacaaggcagcCTCGATATTACACACAAGGCAGTTCTCTGagaagaacagcagcagcagcaaaagcTAACAGCAGGAAACgaaatttttaaaacataaacttggtgggggagcctctcccacgattcttattaaataaggggccaaaaggcctattcctaaatctattacaaaTTTACAACTTAAATCTcccacttaaatcgtggagaggtggactaattttaaaacaaattaaaaacttaaaagaaaagactcatctacccctaatgacttaaaaacaacttaaactacttaaaataaagaagattccctactagccaataggatataagaacctcttagccaatagtatcacttcacttaaattagaccaattgaaccaattggatgcaactaATTTAACCctgttcaattaaaaacacaaaataaaaactaagtatggaaataaactaaactaaactaaggctcctactgaaaccctagatttagggtggcttcttcaattcgaggaggctaggatctgcatcagaaactccaaccaagccttgaaagacccacctccattcatttttaagacccgagttcgtctacccaatgggagcacagccatattaattgttgatgagaggcgacgtaacaacattatttcacaatccgtggtggatatgttgtcctaGTCAgaagagatttgcatcatgcctacaggttaagtctttgttgaatttgagtgttcctcatactcggacggtgcttggtgtaagccggtaccatctccaaggagcgttatcgcagtaggttgtaattggttggacgagcgacaaggttggattgaaccttaaaacaactcgtgtgtcttacctgatcgacaccgtctataccatttgtttactctaaaaggattacaaccaaaggtgaccacatcgactatACAGCCACAaggactgccgaacatgtcaactcaaacgcaagtggcatcgactgtgtttgaagtttcaccaatggcggatgtaccaacagaagattctactaaggcaGTTTGTGTTAATTCAAGAACcgatagctaaagaaattcaagtagaccaagctgcaccagtagttgagatcataattgagaagctcggccatcaaattgatgtggaggtccaaaacacaattgtagaagattctactgaagaggtatacattgaagagaacaaagtagacaaagctgaaacaatagaagatgaaaagttgattgagagcattccaaaggaaaacaatgaccttcaagatgctgttcttgaagaggtggagcttgtgtctaatgcattagatgagaaggttgccaACACTGAACGCTCTATGGACGAGACATTGACAGTTGCTActgattcaaagaaagaacacatagagattgttatgccaccatggttcttcgaagagcaAGCTCCACACATTaaagactttatccccaatgttcctgcctcatcggaattttgtttggggatggtcaaagttgttgatcacatgttgattcccccccatcactgcaaaatttgaggacgaattttttcaagttggggagagttgatgcaggttcatcatagaaattggcttatttctttaaaaataggcctagggttgggttatatacatgttgggcttttgttcccaagggttttctatgtattaggccactttaaggagcctaaactaggggtatataggttgcatacgggattagcccaatacttagtttatttttatgtttttttaattgaaccggttcaaattggttgcatccaattggttcaatttaagtgatcatgtgacatggttaagtggtcatgtgacaacttaagtagtcatgtgatgtaagttgggctggattaggactctataagtccagccatgttttaagtctatttcctttagtattctagtttcctagtcactttaagttatctaataggttagggatagggttaggccattcctttttagtgtctaagtctatttttgagtcttctatataagtttgtaagggaggccaacattgaatacgaatttaattaatgaaaaggcttttgtttgctgccatagctgctgctctgctctgttgagtgaaccttgtaagtaatatcaaggctaccttgtgggtaatatactaatatcaaggtgaagggattggtggactccgatcgactccttgcatcttgtagatcgggaggtccttcttcttattcaatcgagcttcttcaagctactgctgctgcctttgaaggagatcaaaccagtaagtaattttaatttcctgcatatatccttcccctccatccatcaagccCTAACCttcattaaacctgcaactcttaCCTCAACTAGGATTCCCctataactccagatttagccttcactttcaaaccctacttccaACCTACATTCCCCACATCACTCCCCATACTCGACCTTAatcctagcccttagtctccactatatcccctccattcctccactcctttaaacctaaaaaacctgcaactcaattctgcccaactgcagaattttagaacccttccaaaccctaatatgcTTATGCTATTATGgcctcctaaacctgcatattaaagccatataagacccattcccaaattcccatcctaaaccctagaattaacctaaaacctagtgttgtccattcgaaccatcaaccccttttgctattgatcctgttatctggctcctagtaggtctcctacctatctaggactacattaacatGTTTCCTAGAAAAGTAAGATAATCAAATCCTTCCAACTTCCGAAGTAATCTCAAGTACTTCTAGAGTACCTCCTCACGAGATCAACAATGCAGATCACATAATTTCGAATTCTTAGTATTTTCCATGATATATAAATCTAACGCAATCTGATGCATGCCTGGGTAAAAGTGGATAAGCAACTCAGAGAGAAAGAGCAGTGCACAAAGCAAGAGCAACAAAATTGATGGCCATATTTGTAATCACCAATGTGTTCATGTCACAGCAGAAAATCAATGCTTTAAACAGTTTCACACTGACCTCTTTATGTTTCTTCAAACCAAACAGTTCTGAATCTTCCACAGAACGATCTCGATCTAAAAAGAGCTTCCGGAAAAAACTCTCTGTTCCCGGGCTACTTTCAATCGAGGCAACAGAATTACAGTTTCCGTTAGTTATTGCCGCTTTAACTTCTTCAGGATGAACACGAAATAATCTGCGGATCAATGAAAATTCCGAATGCTCTCCTTCTTCTGCACTATTACCCTTATCTTCAGCTTTGGCTTCTTCGGGATGAACACGAAATAATCTGCGGAACAATGAAAATTCCaattgctcttcttcttcaacagtTGTCCCCTTATCTTCATCATCAACTCTAGCATTCCCATCTTTCTGGTCCTCAAACttctccttaaaaaattttcGGAAGAACCCTTCTTTTTCATCTTCAGACTTAGAACCTGTTTTCTCCTCCGAATCATTTTTACTATCACGAAATAACCTCTTAAAGAACCCCTCAGAGCTCGACATCAGCTCCTCATCCTCATCTTTACTGTCTCTTAGAAGTCTCCGGAAGAACCCATCCTTCTCTGATTCTTCTTCGCCCTTGTCCACCGATTTCCTGAAAAGCAGCACATCCCGGACTTTTG
Coding sequences within it:
- the LOC122648203 gene encoding phosphatidylinositol 4-kinase beta 1-like yields the protein MVRLLGLNRGELDDSPREITRTNLTRERGENGWLVRFFDSAFFCEWIAVSYLYKHDHPGVRDYLCNRMYSLPLWGIESYLFQICYMLVYKTSPSLDKFVIYICSKSLQIALKVHWFLMAEIEDSDDNEGISRIQEKCQIAATLMGEWPPLIRPQNPSTSPISKNKVLNKLLSSKQRLLSLTSSPPTQHQRSLSFSPSSGSNSLQEEGSQPSPDENKLFKKLIPGPKVRDVLLFRKSVDKGEEESEKDGFFRRLLRDSKDEDEELMSSSEGFFKRLFRDSKNDSEEKTGSKSEDEKEGFFRKFFKEKFEDQKDGNARVDDEDKGTTVEEEEQLEFSLFRRLFRVHPEEAKAEDKGNSAEEGEHSEFSLIRRLFRVHPEEVKAAITNGNCNSVASIESSPGTESFFRKLFLDRDRSVEDSELFGLKKHKEKRPGSPRQRHEKLHTRPPLPNNMTSQIRKGTYHVSLDFVQSLCETSYGLVDIFPIEDRKSALRESLAEINSHIAAARNCGGVCFPMGKGMYRVVNIPEDEAVLLNSREKAPYLICVEVVKGDSPSHTKETSTAQKLPRGGIPLANGDAQIPEPPPWAYPFWRAQDTYHKGTDRMSRSTTQAIDQAMTHLWEAKVKFVDVSLSVEKELVNQLKDAKVPESEHGNDLEWVRVVLTADPGVRMDDIEDQEPPCRKDHCRVPSTIAIEEVKVGL